One window from the genome of Spirosoma rhododendri encodes:
- a CDS encoding endonuclease MutS2, which yields MLYPTTLEHKLGFDTIRQRLKDACISPLGQDYVDKIRYTDNGQLIDKLLRQTDEFRQIVQFESDFPSNNYIDIRAHLGRARIEGLALSEAEFFDIKLALRTVQDCFRFLAKRAETNAFPYLRELAQMGGTGSTGIDKQLTDAIERVIDDRGLVRDSASPELASIRRRIISEQANLRKRLDSIIRQARQNGWIPDDLSLTVRGGRLVIPIAAEHKRKIKGFVHDESQTGQTVFLEPAEVFDANNAIRELEYEERREIHRILLALTSLLRPHLDELKRAVNFLAQIDFIRAKAKLALQLDAVLPKLVDRPLIDWTNARHPLLFLSFQKPTVNEDGTTAERKSVVPLSVRLDDKARILIISGPNAGGKSVALKTIGLIQYMLQCGMLVPMADYSEMGVFQNLFIDIGDEQSLENDLSTYSSHLTAMKQFVIGANKRTLFLIDEFGTGTEPGLGGAIAESILEEINKSGAYGVINTHYTNLKVFADKTPGLVNGAMRFDGEQLEPMYQLEIGRPGSSFAFEIAQKIGLPKGVIDRAKEKLGTQQVNFEKLLKELDIERRVFAEKNMEIGINQRKAAQQLAEYTALKTRIDNEQKQLINDAKQKAKSLVQEANQRIENTIREIKENKAEREPTKQVRQELETFDRTQLQPQALVVEKPQPAEEEFEADGGAITVGSYVRITGQNAIGQVQSMRGKDVEVRIGDLKSNVKLSRLEKVSRKEFRNATEKKDDTPRSRGLDINEKMQNFNFNLDIRGKRGEEAIGEVDRFVDDALMLGFPELRIVHGKGDGILRTLVRNHLRGYKQVARMADEHADRGGAGVTVVTMK from the coding sequence ATGCTATACCCTACTACGCTAGAACACAAACTTGGTTTCGACACGATCCGCCAACGGCTGAAAGATGCCTGCATTAGCCCACTGGGGCAGGATTACGTCGACAAAATACGCTATACCGATAACGGGCAGCTGATCGATAAACTGCTGCGACAGACCGATGAATTTCGGCAGATCGTACAGTTCGAATCCGACTTCCCGAGCAACAACTACATCGACATTCGCGCCCATCTGGGCCGCGCCCGTATCGAAGGCCTGGCCCTGAGCGAAGCCGAGTTTTTCGATATCAAGCTGGCCCTGCGTACCGTGCAGGACTGTTTCCGGTTTCTGGCCAAGCGCGCCGAAACCAATGCATTTCCGTACCTGCGCGAACTGGCTCAGATGGGCGGTACCGGCTCGACAGGTATCGACAAACAACTGACCGACGCCATCGAGCGGGTCATCGACGACCGGGGGCTGGTACGCGATTCGGCATCGCCCGAACTGGCCAGCATTCGTCGGCGCATCATCAGCGAGCAGGCCAATTTGCGCAAACGACTCGACAGCATTATCCGGCAGGCCCGGCAAAATGGCTGGATTCCCGACGATCTGAGCCTGACCGTACGCGGTGGGCGGCTCGTGATTCCGATTGCGGCCGAGCACAAGCGCAAGATCAAAGGCTTCGTGCACGACGAGTCGCAGACGGGGCAAACCGTGTTTCTGGAACCGGCCGAAGTGTTCGACGCCAACAACGCGATCCGCGAACTGGAATACGAAGAACGGCGCGAAATTCACCGCATTCTGCTGGCCCTGACCAGTCTGCTACGCCCGCATCTGGATGAGCTGAAGAGAGCCGTCAACTTCCTGGCGCAGATCGACTTTATCCGCGCCAAAGCCAAACTGGCCCTGCAACTCGACGCCGTACTGCCCAAGCTGGTCGACCGCCCGCTAATCGACTGGACCAACGCCCGGCACCCGCTGCTGTTTCTGTCGTTTCAGAAGCCGACCGTAAACGAAGACGGGACGACCGCCGAGCGTAAATCGGTAGTGCCGCTGAGCGTTCGGCTCGATGACAAAGCGCGGATTCTAATTATCTCCGGCCCCAACGCGGGCGGTAAGTCGGTCGCGCTGAAAACCATTGGCCTGATTCAGTACATGCTGCAATGCGGCATGCTGGTACCCATGGCTGATTACTCGGAGATGGGCGTGTTCCAGAACCTGTTCATCGACATTGGCGACGAGCAATCGCTGGAAAACGACCTGAGTACGTATTCGTCGCACCTGACGGCGATGAAGCAATTCGTAATCGGTGCCAACAAGCGGACGCTGTTTCTGATCGACGAATTTGGTACGGGTACCGAGCCGGGGCTGGGCGGAGCCATTGCCGAGTCGATTCTGGAGGAAATCAACAAGTCGGGCGCGTACGGCGTCATCAACACGCACTACACCAACCTGAAAGTATTCGCCGATAAAACGCCGGGCCTGGTCAACGGGGCGATGCGCTTCGACGGCGAACAGCTGGAGCCGATGTATCAGCTGGAAATCGGGCGGCCGGGTTCGTCGTTTGCGTTTGAGATCGCGCAGAAAATTGGTCTACCCAAAGGCGTCATCGACCGGGCGAAAGAGAAGCTGGGCACGCAGCAGGTCAACTTCGAGAAGTTGCTGAAAGAGCTGGATATCGAACGGCGCGTGTTTGCCGAGAAGAACATGGAAATCGGCATCAATCAGCGTAAAGCCGCCCAACAGCTTGCTGAATACACCGCCCTGAAGACCCGCATCGACAACGAGCAGAAGCAACTCATCAACGACGCCAAGCAGAAGGCCAAGTCGCTGGTGCAGGAAGCCAATCAGCGGATCGAAAATACCATTCGGGAGATCAAGGAAAACAAAGCCGAGCGCGAACCAACAAAGCAGGTCCGGCAGGAACTGGAAACCTTCGACCGCACGCAGCTACAGCCTCAGGCGCTGGTCGTTGAAAAACCACAGCCTGCCGAAGAGGAGTTTGAAGCCGACGGCGGAGCCATCACGGTAGGCAGCTACGTCCGGATCACCGGGCAGAACGCGATCGGGCAGGTGCAGTCGATGCGGGGCAAAGACGTGGAAGTACGCATTGGTGATCTGAAGTCGAATGTGAAGCTCAGCCGACTCGAAAAAGTCAGCCGGAAGGAGTTTCGCAACGCCACCGAGAAGAAAGACGATACACCGCGCAGTCGTGGTCTCGACATCAACGAGAAGATGCAGAACTTCAACTTCAACCTCGACATTCGGGGCAAGCGGGGCGAAGAAGCCATCGGCGAAGTCGACCGCTTTGTCGACGACGCGCTGATGCTGGGTTTTCCCGAACTGCGCATCGTTCACGGCAAAGGCGACGGCATCCTGCGGACGCTGGTACGTAACCACCTACGCGGCTACAAGCAGGTGGCCCGCATGGCCGACGAACACGCCGACCGGGGTGGCGCGGGCGTCACGGTCGTCACGATGAAATAA
- a CDS encoding S41 family peptidase, with protein MHRDDAARRHQQEGIHNDRATVRLPMLLGITLAGGILIGATFFGSTKSLNTIGRGYTKYREILQLIENNYVDSVNTDELVDYSIEKMLSKLDPHTAYLNATDAVAARSQLEGGFDGIGVEFNIYKDTVYVVTPISGGPSETAGVLSGDRIIKVDETPLVGGKVENTQVFKALRGKRGTPVKLTILRKGSNDPRVFTITRDRIPTYSVDAAYMIDNKTGYIKVNRFSETTYDEFKAALASLKEKGMTQLMMDLRNNPGGYMDRATSLADEFISGNKMLVYTKGKDTRYDRQTFARIAGQFEDGPLVVLIDEGSASASEIVAGALQDHDRALIAGRRSFGKGLVQMPVQLSDGSELRLTISRYYTPSGRSIQKPYVMGQEGDYEKDLELRSKRGEYYIADSIKNDPKLKFKTDHGRTVYGGGGITPDYFIPRDSTWQTNYLIQLYSKNIVREFAMEYANENRKRLEKMPFAEFDKSVIITDQQMNELLNDATAEGIRFNEKEYLRSKNYIRNQIKALVARSIYQRGNKAGQNNEFFQVINNTDDTYKKALQLFGRADQLQHGEVTYNDADKR; from the coding sequence ATGCACCGGGACGATGCGGCCCGGCGGCATCAGCAGGAAGGCATACACAATGATCGGGCAACGGTGCGGCTGCCGATGCTGCTGGGCATTACACTGGCGGGCGGTATCCTGATCGGCGCGACATTCTTCGGCAGCACCAAGAGCCTCAACACCATCGGGCGGGGCTACACCAAGTACCGCGAGATTCTGCAACTGATCGAAAATAATTACGTCGACTCGGTCAACACCGACGAACTGGTCGACTATTCGATCGAGAAGATGCTGAGCAAACTCGACCCGCACACGGCCTACCTCAACGCGACGGATGCCGTAGCCGCCCGGTCGCAGCTGGAGGGTGGCTTTGACGGTATCGGGGTCGAATTCAACATTTACAAAGACACGGTGTACGTCGTGACGCCGATTTCGGGTGGGCCGTCGGAAACGGCGGGTGTCCTGAGTGGCGACCGGATCATCAAGGTCGACGAAACGCCGTTGGTAGGCGGCAAGGTGGAGAATACACAGGTGTTTAAAGCGCTGCGTGGTAAGCGGGGGACGCCCGTGAAGCTGACTATCCTGCGTAAGGGCAGCAACGACCCGCGTGTGTTTACGATCACCCGCGACCGAATTCCGACCTACTCCGTCGACGCGGCTTACATGATCGATAACAAGACAGGGTACATCAAGGTCAACCGGTTCTCGGAAACGACATACGACGAGTTTAAGGCCGCGCTGGCGTCGCTGAAGGAGAAAGGCATGACGCAACTGATGATGGATTTGCGCAACAACCCCGGCGGCTACATGGACCGGGCAACGAGCCTGGCCGACGAGTTTATTTCGGGTAACAAAATGCTGGTGTACACCAAAGGTAAAGACACGCGCTACGATCGGCAGACGTTCGCCCGCATCGCCGGGCAGTTTGAAGACGGCCCGCTGGTGGTGCTGATCGACGAAGGCAGTGCGTCGGCGTCGGAGATTGTGGCGGGTGCCTTGCAGGACCACGACCGGGCTCTGATAGCTGGTCGGCGGTCGTTCGGTAAGGGGCTGGTGCAGATGCCGGTGCAACTGTCTGACGGTTCGGAACTGCGCCTGACTATCTCGCGCTACTACACGCCCAGCGGCCGGAGCATTCAGAAGCCGTACGTGATGGGGCAGGAGGGCGACTACGAAAAAGACCTCGAACTGCGCTCGAAGCGGGGCGAATACTACATCGCCGATTCGATCAAAAATGATCCGAAGCTAAAGTTCAAAACCGATCACGGCCGCACGGTCTACGGTGGTGGCGGCATCACGCCCGACTATTTCATCCCCCGCGATTCGACCTGGCAGACGAACTACCTGATTCAGCTCTACAGCAAGAATATCGTGCGGGAGTTTGCGATGGAGTACGCCAACGAAAACCGGAAGCGGCTGGAGAAAATGCCGTTTGCCGAGTTCGACAAGTCGGTCATCATCACCGATCAGCAGATGAACGAGCTGCTCAACGACGCGACGGCCGAAGGAATTCGGTTCAATGAGAAAGAGTACCTGCGCTCGAAGAATTACATTCGGAACCAGATCAAGGCGCTGGTGGCCCGGTCTATTTACCAGCGGGGCAACAAAGCCGGGCAGAACAACGAGTTTTTCCAGGTCATCAACAACACCGACGATACCTACAAGAAGGCGTTGCAACTGTTCGGTCGTGCCGATCAGCTCCAGCACGGTGAGGTGACGTACAACGACGCAGATAAGCGGTAA
- a CDS encoding C40 family peptidase, which yields MTKKMLLTALLAGSFGISMAQSVPTVTENASTVAVSSIPAETNEQTSFYERIPLVNDVIGFAKQHLSIRYRSGGTTRSGFDCSGFTRFCYKHFGVSLPHSSAAQGNVGHSVDKEEAQPGDLILFKGHSSAGSRIGHVGMITEVVGNRIKFIHSAWNGGVRYDYLHADYYQRRFVSIRRVTTLLASR from the coding sequence ATGACGAAAAAAATGCTCCTGACGGCGCTCCTCGCCGGCTCGTTTGGCATCAGTATGGCACAGTCCGTACCCACCGTTACCGAAAACGCATCCACCGTAGCTGTTTCATCAATACCCGCTGAAACGAACGAACAGACGTCTTTTTATGAGCGGATTCCGCTGGTGAACGACGTTATCGGCTTCGCAAAACAGCACCTGTCCATTCGCTACCGCTCCGGCGGTACCACCCGCAGCGGCTTCGATTGCTCCGGTTTTACCCGCTTCTGCTACAAACATTTCGGCGTTTCGCTGCCCCATTCCAGTGCCGCCCAGGGCAACGTGGGCCACTCGGTCGATAAAGAGGAAGCCCAGCCCGGCGACCTGATTCTGTTCAAAGGCCACAGTTCGGCGGGGAGCCGGATCGGGCACGTCGGCATGATTACCGAAGTCGTCGGCAACCGCATCAAGTTTATTCACTCAGCCTGGAACGGCGGTGTCCGCTACGATTACCTCCACGCCGACTATTATCAGCGTCGATTTGTTAGTATCCGCCGGGTCACCACCCTGCTGGCCAGTCGATAA
- a CDS encoding TonB-dependent receptor, translated as MRPLYVFLLLLIPLASLAQTPGTIRGSVVDSTTRKPLLEASVSLLSGRDSSLVTFGITDGDGRFTFTGVKEGNYRVLVSYLGYRSRARRVSVSADKPTADMGPFEMTGQANALTEVTVQGEKAPVAVKGDTLEFNAGSFKTQPNAIVEDLLKKLPGVEVATDGTVKAQGQQVSKVLIDGKPFFGNDAKMATRNLPADIIDKVQVFDQASEQSQFSGVDDGDREKTINITTKRDKRKGAFGQQSAGIGPRPGSDPRYSARATLNRFNDGQQISVLGMANNINQQGFTGQDLGLGSNFGGAGQGQGGGAGGGGNVIRAGGGGGGAGNGSGQVGNNAITQSWAAGINYRDGWGKKIDVVGSYNASNTNTLTNQTSRRDNILPTTTAGSTTRTDSAFVTNRANNSDNTNTNHRANLRLDYRLDSMTTIRVIPSLSWLNSTYQNNSDSRTFSGSGVPTNTSRTNYNSTGSGFTGNNTALIMHKFRKKGRTISLNWNTAINNQDNVGFNRSVNTFSRPNTPTSSTAVSTSAVSTSAISTSGTSGTANGGLYATNIDQRSQQRTESMTHSINLSYTEPLSMRQTLEFHYFLSNNRNTSDRAVFDRNAESQQYDLPNATLTNNFVNTYMTNRGGLTWQTNRLKYTYALGLDAQQATLRSDNLSRPADVPLNRTFSNLLPNALFTYNFAKNQRLRFNYRTRVNAPSVNQLQPVINNTNPLNIQVGNAGLQPEYSHNLNLNYNRFNPATFRSMFVFINASRTDNKIVNSTTFSNAGAQTTRPVNTDGYYTVNGSLALGRPLRFDEQRVNLNLSTNLTYNTGTSYINDQTNRSQNWLIGQSLGFNTNINDKLDVTLRGDITLQSAKYSLQPQQNTTFLNQTASLDLFYQLPFRFTFTSNVLFSHYGGSSSSFSQSFTLWNAALSRQLFKQKQGELRLSVFDLLNQNRSVVRNVTDTYVEEVQSQVLTQYFMVSFVYNLRRFVAGTNVPSSPFDQQNRGNRGNGGNRGFRRNE; from the coding sequence ATGCGCCCTCTTTACGTCTTCCTGCTCCTCCTGATTCCGCTCGCGTCATTGGCGCAAACGCCCGGTACGATCCGCGGTTCCGTCGTCGATTCCACGACCCGCAAGCCGCTGCTGGAAGCGTCGGTGTCGCTGCTGTCGGGCCGTGATTCGTCGCTGGTGACGTTCGGCATTACCGACGGCGACGGGCGGTTTACGTTTACGGGCGTGAAGGAAGGCAACTACCGCGTGCTGGTCAGTTATCTGGGCTACCGGAGCCGCGCGCGCCGGGTATCGGTCAGCGCCGACAAGCCCACCGCCGATATGGGGCCATTCGAGATGACTGGGCAGGCTAACGCGCTGACGGAAGTGACGGTGCAGGGCGAGAAAGCACCCGTTGCCGTAAAAGGCGACACGCTGGAGTTTAATGCTGGGTCGTTTAAAACGCAGCCCAACGCCATTGTTGAAGATTTGCTCAAGAAGCTGCCGGGGGTAGAAGTAGCCACCGACGGAACCGTAAAAGCCCAGGGGCAGCAGGTGTCGAAAGTGCTGATCGACGGTAAGCCGTTTTTCGGGAACGACGCAAAAATGGCGACCCGCAACCTGCCCGCCGACATTATCGACAAGGTGCAGGTGTTCGATCAGGCGTCGGAACAATCGCAGTTTTCGGGCGTCGATGATGGCGACCGCGAAAAGACGATCAACATCACCACCAAGCGCGACAAACGCAAAGGCGCGTTTGGGCAGCAGTCGGCGGGGATCGGTCCCCGGCCCGGCTCCGACCCGCGCTACTCCGCCCGGGCAACCCTCAACCGCTTCAATGACGGGCAGCAGATTTCGGTGCTGGGCATGGCCAACAACATCAATCAGCAGGGCTTTACCGGGCAGGACCTGGGCCTGGGCAGTAACTTCGGCGGTGCCGGGCAAGGGCAGGGTGGCGGAGCCGGTGGGGGTGGCAACGTAATCCGGGCCGGGGGCGGTGGTGGCGGAGCGGGCAACGGCAGCGGACAGGTCGGTAACAACGCCATTACGCAATCCTGGGCCGCTGGCATCAACTACCGCGACGGCTGGGGCAAGAAAATCGACGTGGTGGGCAGCTACAATGCGTCGAACACAAACACGCTGACCAATCAGACGAGCCGCCGGGACAATATTCTGCCGACAACCACGGCGGGTAGCACAACCCGTACTGACTCCGCCTTCGTCACGAACCGCGCCAACAACTCCGACAACACCAACACCAATCACCGCGCCAACCTCCGGCTCGACTACCGGCTCGATTCGATGACAACGATCCGGGTCATTCCCAGCCTGTCGTGGCTGAATTCGACCTATCAGAACAACAGCGATTCGCGGACATTCAGCGGATCGGGCGTCCCGACCAACACCAGCCGCACCAACTACAATTCGACGGGTTCGGGCTTTACGGGCAACAACACGGCCCTCATCATGCACAAGTTCAGAAAGAAGGGCCGCACGATCTCGCTGAACTGGAACACCGCCATCAACAATCAGGATAACGTAGGTTTCAACAGGTCGGTCAACACTTTTTCCCGACCCAACACGCCCACCTCGTCGACGGCGGTATCCACGTCGGCGGTATCCACGTCGGCCATCTCCACGTCGGGAACGTCTGGTACGGCCAATGGGGGGCTTTATGCTACCAATATCGATCAGCGCAGCCAGCAACGGACCGAATCGATGACCCATAGCATCAACCTGTCGTATACCGAACCGCTGTCGATGCGGCAGACGCTGGAGTTCCACTATTTCCTGTCGAACAACCGCAACACCTCCGACCGGGCCGTATTCGATCGCAACGCCGAATCGCAGCAGTACGACCTGCCCAACGCGACACTGACCAATAATTTCGTCAACACATACATGACCAACCGGGGCGGACTGACCTGGCAAACCAACCGGTTGAAATACACCTACGCCCTTGGCCTCGACGCGCAGCAGGCCACACTTCGCTCCGACAACCTGAGCCGCCCCGCCGATGTGCCGCTCAACCGAACGTTCAGCAATCTGCTGCCCAACGCGCTGTTTACCTACAACTTCGCCAAAAATCAGCGGCTGCGGTTCAACTACCGCACGCGGGTCAATGCGCCGTCGGTCAATCAGCTACAGCCCGTCATCAACAACACGAACCCGCTGAATATTCAGGTGGGCAACGCGGGGCTGCAACCCGAATACAGCCACAACCTGAACCTCAACTACAACCGCTTCAACCCGGCTACGTTCCGCAGTATGTTCGTGTTTATCAACGCCAGCCGGACCGACAATAAGATCGTTAACTCGACCACATTCAGCAACGCGGGCGCGCAAACCACCCGCCCCGTCAACACCGATGGCTATTACACAGTCAACGGTAGTCTGGCGTTGGGTCGACCCCTGCGATTCGATGAACAGCGCGTCAATCTGAATCTTAGTACCAATCTGACCTACAACACGGGCACGAGTTATATCAACGACCAGACCAACCGGTCGCAGAACTGGCTCATCGGGCAGAGTCTGGGATTCAACACCAATATCAACGACAAACTCGACGTTACGCTGCGGGGCGACATCACGCTGCAATCGGCCAAATACTCGCTGCAACCCCAGCAGAACACGACCTTCCTCAACCAGACGGCATCGCTCGACTTATTCTACCAGCTCCCCTTCCGCTTCACGTTTACCAGCAACGTACTGTTCAGTCACTACGGTGGTAGCTCATCCTCGTTCAGCCAGTCGTTTACGCTGTGGAACGCGGCCCTGTCGCGGCAACTCTTCAAGCAGAAGCAAGGCGAACTACGCCTGTCGGTCTTCGACCTGCTGAATCAGAACCGCAGCGTCGTACGAAACGTAACCGACACCTACGTGGAAGAAGTGCAGAGCCAGGTGCTGACGCAGTATTTCATGGTAAGCTTCGTTTACAACCTGCGCCGGTTCGTTGCCGGGACAAACGTCCCTTCTTCTCCTTTCGACCAACAGAACCGGGGCAACCGGGGTAACGGCGGCAATCGGGGTTTTCGGCGGAACGAATAA
- a CDS encoding GLPGLI family protein has protein sequence MVRFPAPLLLVMLLTSLCTLAHAQTAATAPSGKITYEGLRRIDMSRMRMNVNGQDVRPGSGDAAEGMPDVISFTQKLIFAGSFAKEERDRPQNPMRQNRAGNANSSPDGAPTGGPSAGGPNMRMMRMNDQETYLDMANRQRISIMTVRRDSTTQRYRTERPFPKPEGWQTSDKTKKIAGYVCHKATVTRRNAPYTIWYTTDLPFTYSPVADLTPDKGVVLQIESDDESYKASAVSLEPVDAASLQPPTDVKTISSEEMEQIRRKQMADFRQRMMQNGGFPGRN, from the coding sequence ATGGTCCGTTTTCCCGCTCCGCTTTTACTGGTCATGCTACTGACTAGCCTCTGCACACTGGCACACGCCCAGACAGCTGCCACCGCCCCATCGGGCAAAATCACCTACGAAGGGCTCCGCCGAATCGACATGTCACGGATGCGAATGAACGTCAACGGGCAGGACGTACGGCCCGGCAGTGGCGACGCAGCGGAAGGTATGCCCGACGTGATTTCGTTTACGCAGAAACTGATTTTCGCTGGCTCGTTCGCCAAAGAAGAGCGCGACCGGCCGCAGAACCCGATGCGCCAGAACCGGGCGGGCAACGCAAACAGTTCGCCCGACGGCGCTCCCACTGGTGGCCCGTCCGCTGGTGGACCCAACATGCGCATGATGCGGATGAACGATCAGGAGACGTATCTCGACATGGCCAATCGCCAGCGCATCAGCATCATGACCGTTCGGCGCGACTCGACAACCCAGCGGTACCGCACCGAACGACCGTTTCCCAAGCCCGAAGGCTGGCAGACGAGCGACAAGACCAAGAAGATCGCGGGCTACGTGTGCCACAAAGCGACCGTCACGCGTCGGAACGCTCCCTACACCATCTGGTACACAACTGACCTACCCTTCACCTACTCCCCCGTCGCCGACCTGACACCCGACAAAGGCGTGGTGCTCCAGATCGAATCCGATGATGAATCATATAAAGCATCAGCCGTCTCGCTGGAACCCGTCGACGCGGCCAGTCTGCAACCACCAACCGACGTCAAGACTATTTCATCCGAAGAAATGGAGCAGATTCGGCGCAAACAGATGGCCGACTTCCGGCAACGCATGATGCAGAACGGCGGCTTCCCCGGCCGTAATTGA
- a CDS encoding helical backbone metal receptor, giving the protein MTDLMRRIPEYPRRLVSVVPSQTELLFDLGLDAEIVGVTRYCTHPADRVKQRTIVGGTKNLNLDLIDTLRPDLIVANKEENECEQIEYLAQRYPVHVTDMATLPEALQMIQEVGQLVGKPSQAEQLVSQIRASMPPPIASTLRVAYLIWRKPYMAAASHTFIDDMLRVAGFCNALANQTRYPVLTADDLRAARPDLIFLSSEPYPFRDKHRAELEVICPDARVELVDGELFSWYGSRLVKSGAYFAQLRRQFIRQ; this is encoded by the coding sequence ATGACCGATTTAATGCGCCGAATTCCTGAATATCCGCGCCGATTGGTGTCGGTTGTTCCCTCCCAGACGGAACTGCTTTTCGATCTGGGTCTCGACGCGGAGATTGTGGGCGTGACGCGCTACTGTACGCACCCCGCCGACCGGGTTAAGCAGCGAACCATAGTGGGGGGTACCAAGAACCTGAACCTCGATCTGATTGATACGCTCCGGCCCGATCTGATTGTGGCAAACAAGGAAGAAAATGAGTGCGAACAGATTGAGTATCTGGCCCAACGCTACCCCGTTCACGTCACGGACATGGCTACGTTGCCGGAGGCTTTGCAGATGATTCAGGAGGTGGGGCAGCTGGTCGGGAAGCCGTCGCAGGCGGAGCAGCTGGTGAGCCAGATCAGGGCGTCGATGCCCCCGCCGATCGCGTCGACCCTGCGTGTTGCTTATCTGATCTGGCGCAAGCCGTACATGGCCGCTGCGAGCCACACGTTTATCGACGACATGCTGCGGGTGGCTGGGTTTTGCAACGCCCTGGCCAACCAGACCCGCTACCCCGTACTGACCGCCGACGACCTGCGCGCGGCCCGCCCTGACCTGATTTTCTTGTCGTCGGAGCCGTACCCGTTCCGCGATAAGCACCGGGCGGAACTGGAAGTCATCTGCCCCGATGCGCGGGTTGAACTGGTCGATGGTGAACTGTTTTCGTGGTACGGCAGTCGATTGGTGAAATCCGGCGCTTACTTTGCCCAACTGCGTCGACAATTTATTCGACAATGA
- a CDS encoding AraC family transcriptional regulator: MTHLPTTNTLSAASVNMILSATRQQGIDTDTLIEAVGISPDCLRDPDGRLPIRQVQAIWRELSALTNTNRISLRLGELINPSAVGVVAYVMMHSPTLDRAIKQLCRYQDIICDGTRLLVRQEGDQVALVSRITSADIVYPALVYNSELSIVLSAFRALTGLLVTPTEVRFAYPQPADVREHERAFAPARLVFDAPETALVLPASLLDTPVLNASPGMMPLFEQHANALLNRLTTPSLAGRVRNEIVTLMKGEEPTLTAVADRLAIGVRTLQGHLRSEGLTYQNLLDEVRKELAQRHLRDPFLSTTDIAYLLGYAEPSVFFRSFKKWTGQTPGAYRQLAR; this comes from the coding sequence ATGACTCACTTGCCTACCACCAATACACTATCGGCCGCGTCGGTGAATATGATACTGAGTGCGACCCGTCAGCAGGGGATCGACACGGATACCCTGATTGAAGCCGTTGGTATTTCTCCGGACTGCCTCCGGGACCCGGATGGTCGCCTGCCGATCCGGCAGGTGCAGGCGATCTGGCGCGAACTGTCGGCGCTGACCAACACAAACCGGATTTCGCTGCGGCTGGGTGAGTTGATTAATCCGTCGGCGGTGGGCGTGGTGGCGTACGTGATGATGCACAGTCCTACGCTGGACCGCGCAATCAAACAGCTATGTCGGTATCAGGATATTATTTGCGACGGAACACGCTTGCTGGTGCGGCAGGAAGGCGATCAGGTAGCGCTCGTTTCGCGGATTACCAGTGCTGACATTGTGTATCCGGCGCTGGTCTACAATTCGGAACTGTCGATCGTTCTGTCGGCGTTCCGGGCGCTAACCGGTTTGCTGGTCACGCCTACTGAAGTTCGGTTCGCCTATCCTCAACCGGCGGATGTCCGTGAGCATGAGCGCGCTTTCGCCCCGGCGCGATTGGTATTCGATGCCCCGGAGACTGCTTTGGTGCTACCCGCCAGCCTGCTCGATACGCCGGTGCTGAATGCTAGTCCCGGTATGATGCCGTTGTTTGAGCAACATGCCAATGCGTTGCTGAACCGACTCACGACGCCTTCACTGGCGGGGCGGGTGCGCAACGAAATCGTGACGTTGATGAAAGGCGAGGAGCCAACGCTGACAGCCGTCGCCGACCGGCTGGCAATAGGCGTTCGGACGTTACAAGGGCATCTGCGCAGCGAAGGACTGACCTACCAGAACCTGCTCGATGAGGTGCGGAAAGAACTGGCCCAGCGCCACCTGCGCGATCCGTTTCTCAGCACCACCGACATTGCCTACCTGCTTGGCTACGCCGAACCGAGCGTCTTTTTCCGGTCGTTCAAAAAATGGACGGGGCAAACGCCCGGCGCGTACCGACAGCTTGCCCGTTGA
- a CDS encoding DUF4260 domain-containing protein yields the protein MKTLLKLEELALFLGCVYLFSRLAFAWWWFPALLLAPDISMIGYAISPAVGAFTYNVAHHRALGIIVGLCGLAISSQPLMLAGLILVAHTSFDRMLGYGLKYPDDFKHTSLGWIGRS from the coding sequence ATGAAAACCTTGCTCAAACTCGAAGAATTGGCCCTGTTTCTTGGCTGCGTTTATTTGTTTTCCCGCCTGGCGTTTGCCTGGTGGTGGTTCCCGGCGCTGCTGTTGGCACCCGATATCAGCATGATTGGCTACGCAATCAGCCCGGCCGTTGGCGCATTCACCTACAACGTGGCTCACCACCGCGCCCTGGGGATTATCGTCGGCTTGTGCGGGCTGGCGATCAGCAGTCAGCCGCTGATGCTGGCGGGGCTTATCCTGGTAGCGCACACCAGCTTCGACCGGATGCTGGGCTACGGCCTGAAATACCCGGACGATTTCAAACACACCAGCCTGGGCTGGATTGGCCGCTCGTAG